CCAGCCCGAGAATCCAGAATTCCCAGTCGTGCTGCATGGTGAAGGCATAGGCGCTGACGGCGATGAAGAGGATCAGGCTGAGCATGACCGCGCCCTTGGCCCCCTGTTTTTCCGCCAGGCGCCCGAAAAGGAGGGAGCCGGGCATGGCAACGAACTGGATCATGAGAAAGCAGCCGAGGATGCTCACCTGGGAGAGGCCAAGTTCTTCCCGGGCGAAGATGGCCGAGACAACGATGATCGTCTGGATGCCGTCGTTGTAGAAAAGGTAGGCGACGAGAAAACGCAGCAGATCGGGATAATGGCGCAGTTCGCCGAAAGTGCGCAGGTAGCCCCGGAAACCGGTCGGCAACGGGGCGGGGGGATGCAGGAAGGCGCTGTCCCGCACATGGCGGAAGGTGGGGATGGCGAAGACCACCCACCACAGCCCGGTGAGCAGAAAACCGGCGCGGGTTGCGGCGCCGCGATCAGGGAAGCCGAAAAATTCGTAGCCCTGGATCATGGCGAAGGCGATGAGCAGCATGAGGCCGCCGCCGATGTAGCCGAAGGCGAAGCCCCGGGCCGAAAGCCGGTCGATTTCATGACTTTCGGCCAGGGCCGGTAAAAAGGCGTTGTAGAAGATGTTGCCGGCGGCGAAACCGACGTTGGCGACGATGAAAAGGGCCGCCGCGAGCAGATAACGGCCCGGTCCGGCCAGGGCCAGGAGGGTGGTCGCCGTCGCCCCAAGCAGGGCGAAAAAGATCAGCAGCTGACGCCGTCGCCCCTGACGGTCGGCGAGGACGCCGAGCCAGGGGGCGGTGACGGCGACCAGCACCATCGACAGGGAGACGGCGTAGCCCCACAGGGCCGAAGCCGGCATGGTTCGGCTCTGCCCGAAGAGGGAGAGCGGCGCTCCCCCTTCCGGCACCAGGCTGACGAAGTAAACGGGCAAGACCGCCGCCAAGATCACCGTGGCGAAGGCGGAATTGGCCCAATCGTACAGGCACCAGCCGAACCAGGCCTGTTTTTTGCTCGTCACTTGAGCAGCTGTTCGATCGCCTTGATATTGGCGCCGGCGACGAAGGTACCGTTGATCCAGTAGTTGGGCGTTCCGGTCAGGCCGAGCAGCTCCGTTGCCTGCTTGTGGCTTTCCATGACGCCATTGTCGGTGAAGGGAGGGACGGGGCCTTCGTCGTAACGGCCGGACATGATTTCCTCATAGGCGACGGCCGGGTCGTTGGCGGAAAGGATGTAGCGCGCCTTCTGCTCGGCGTTGGGGTGCATTCTCAGCGGCAGAAAGAAGATGTAGCGGGTCGTGTCCTTGCGCTGGGCGAAGAACTCCGAGCCTTTGCGGCAGAAGGTGCAATCGGGGTCGGTGACTTCGATGACGGTGTTCTTGCCGGTACCGATCTTGACCGCTTTATCCAGGGGCAGCAGCTTGAGCTTCTCACCCATGAGTTTGCCGAGGCGTTCCTTGCTCAGGTTGACGCCGTCCTTGGTCCACAGTTCCCCGGCGAGCATGTGTCCGGTTTCCGGGGCGAAATAGAGGATTTTCCCACCGGCCGCCACTTCGTAGAGTCCGGCGACGGGGCTGGTGAAAATCTTCTGGAATTCAAGTTTGGGATAGGCCTTTTCCAGCGCTTCGGCAATCTTGGCGGGCGCCTCGTCGGAGTCGGCGGCGACCGGACTGACGGTGGCGAGCGTCAGCAGACAACAGCCCAGAAAGAAACGGATAAGTTTAGAGATTTTGCGCATCTGCATGAATCCTTCCTCCATGTTCAATTCGGTAAAAAAGACTTAAAGCCTGAAACTTGAAACTTGAGACCGCGACAATCATCGGTGTCCATGAATCCGCTTGACATAAGCGCAGTCGGGGGGAAGCCACTGCACGGTTTCGACCACATCCGG
This genomic stretch from Desulfuromonas acetexigens harbors:
- a CDS encoding MFS transporter, which produces MDQRYLRRRRQYQGDRTAAQVTSKKQAWFGWCLYDWANSAFATVILAAVLPVYFVSLVPEGGAPLSLFGQSRTMPASALWGYAVSLSMVLVAVTAPWLGVLADRQGRRRQLLIFFALLGATATTLLALAGPGRYLLAAALFIVANVGFAAGNIFYNAFLPALAESHEIDRLSARGFAFGYIGGGLMLLIAFAMIQGYEFFGFPDRGAATRAGFLLTGLWWVVFAIPTFRHVRDSAFLHPPAPLPTGFRGYLRTFGELRHYPDLLRFLVAYLFYNDGIQTIIVVSAIFAREELGLSQVSILGCFLMIQFVAMPGSLLFGRLAEKQGAKGAVMLSLILFIAVSAYAFTMQHDWEFWILGLVVALILGGSQAISRSLFASLVPVTKTAEFFSFYAISGKFASIFGPLLFALIADLTGSSRHAILALAGFFLIGIILLTGVDMRRGKAVACGQVAES
- a CDS encoding DsbC family protein translates to MQMRKISKLIRFFLGCCLLTLATVSPVAADSDEAPAKIAEALEKAYPKLEFQKIFTSPVAGLYEVAAGGKILYFAPETGHMLAGELWTKDGVNLSKERLGKLMGEKLKLLPLDKAVKIGTGKNTVIEVTDPDCTFCRKGSEFFAQRKDTTRYIFFLPLRMHPNAEQKARYILSANDPAVAYEEIMSGRYDEGPVPPFTDNGVMESHKQATELLGLTGTPNYWINGTFVAGANIKAIEQLLK